A segment of the Salvia hispanica cultivar TCC Black 2014 unplaced genomic scaffold, UniMelb_Shisp_WGS_1.0 HiC_scaffold_167, whole genome shotgun sequence genome:
CGTTTGAATTTCTCTAAAGTTTAAATATACTAATTATCTAAAAGAAATCGGTAGctttaaatttgaatactATACTACATTTAGGCACTTTAATATGACAATTTTATATGCTagaaaactaatactccattcgtaCGTCATgttcaattttccattttagccCGTcccttattaattatttaattttattcacaatatATTTAATAGAGAATCTCACAattcactaattcattttatgcatattttattaaaatactactaatatatatgattcatataccattaattttttcaatatgtttttttatatttttcagatTCATATAGAAAGTACTAATGCTTTCTAAGAAAGTTTCATTCTAACTACCCGCTCAACTTATGGTAGTTTTGAGCTTGATCCTattaaaaaactaatactatcAATCATATAAACACTTCAAATAGTCATCTTTTAAAGAATTGCAATGGATATAATCTTAGACTAATAATACCAGAATGAGTGTGCTCCCGGGCACACTACAGTCACCATCACAACTTCTCTATATCCAAATAAATGAGAATTTCAAGTTTGTGCAACATAGCaccatagaaaaaaaaatctttcaTATAGTTATGACAATTTTGTAAGTAGTCACATGATACCTCACATGAGGGGCAACCGTTTCCTAAGTAGGGTCCGGGCCAAACTCTTAGCAAGTTCTAGCGATCTTCTAGACAGATTATCTTTTACTTTCTTATCAATGTTTTagattcataaatttaatttcacatgTTTGAactttattcaaatataaaaatatacatatctTAACTTAGAGTAGTAGTTCAAATTTGAACTTCGTCAACTTTTTAACTCAAATTTAgaattattacaaatttaataaattcagTTATTTTACTTAATAATCCAAGTTAAATTTATGACTTATTAAAGTTGAAGTGTCTTGAAGACATATCTTAAAACCAATATATGCATACGAattatctaaaattttatttaaattctgaAATTAACAGAACTTTTACGAAAATTACTaatgaacaaagaaaataaatatgattattaattatttaattatgaatttgatcaaattatgaagttttttttataattaaataaaataatgtaattttgtgTGGTAAccaaagaaattaaatatgcgTAACTAACAAATATAGATGAGGGCTACACCAATGGCTAGCCCCTCAATTAATTGTTTTCCTCCTTGTTAGCGACAAAACCACGAGAGAAAGGCAAATTTCTTTATCAAAAATCATGTCACATGGCTTTCCGACCCTCTCAGTACCCGACACGTGGCACTGCAGACATATTATTAAGGATGTAGATTTTCTAAAACAGGCAACAGATTTTAATAACCATGCCCCTGTCGACCCTTACTCACATGTCAGATTGCAATTCTTGTGGACCCCACCAGCCACCTGGGCCCACCAATTTATTTCTCCCTTCTTCCTTTTTGCTCTTTATTTGTTACTTACCTAATTTTCCcaacacttatttatttttatttattggttgcataataataatagtagtactactatatgttATCTACAACTTATATAAGCTAACATTATAGATGCTCATCAATGAACTTTAAAACTTATCATGACGGATGTCATAAATGTGAggataaaattaataagaaatttttaCTACTAGTTCATGTGAAGAATTGCTTCTCTCCGACgcaaaaaaacaatataagtatcgaattatatatatgcaatgaaaaaagaaaatcttaCACCACTTATCCGCAATaattccatgaaaaataaaaaagaaaggaattTTTATGAAGGGATCAACGATTAAATAGGAAGGTCACCTACATTTAGTCATTTACcatgaaatattaaatgtgatatttatttcagaaagAGATTTATATCTATAAAGCAGTTATTCGATGATTAGGGACTATATCTGTCATAGTCCCGGGCTCCGACCGCGGACATTGAATCTAGGTGTGCATGTGCGACTAAGGCTCGGTACTCCAAGGGCTCCTTCAAGAAATGGCCCAATACTCGAACGACTAATCATCTAATCAACTAATAACAATTGACCAAATAGGAATATTGTTTGgtgaaattttaagaattgttgTGGGTTTTacttatgatttatatttagttactctctccgttccggataattcgtctcactttgaccggacactggttttaagaaatgtaatgaaaagtgagttgaaaaagttagtggactgtggatcctacttttatctattagttttataataaaatgtgagtaggaatgggttagtggaatatggaattcactactaaaaatggtaaaagtgaaatgagacaaattatgtgggatgaaccgaaatggaaaaatgggatgaattatccgggacggagggattatcTCTTATTGTATTGTAATGTACTCCACtttataagaaaaacataTCATTTATTGTACTCCAAGATGTGTTAGATCAATCAACATACGCATGTTATAACCAATATTTAACTCTATGATGATAATTTAATAGTCAAATTTGTCATGCCTGAATTCTATGAATCCAAATTATAGATTGAATAACCTAACAAGTGTCGATGTAAGTAACGTAACAAGTGTCGATGTAAAAGTcactacatttttttatatgggATTGTATAACTTAAAGTCCTATTTCATCCAAAATAATCTACAAAGTACTCATAACTTACTGACATGAGATCTAGTTTCTGGTCTTATGGTGTAAAAGGTCGAGCCTTCTCTGAACAACCCCAAATATACATAATTCAGAAAGAGTGATGACATTTGCTTTAGTAGATAATCGGTGTAGGTTTTATGTTGCGGTCTTAATAGATTTTGGTGAATTAGAATGACTGATCATGCTTTTAACCATATTCTCCAATGACTTTGTGGTAGGATTATCAGACACAGTGTAATTAGGCACGATTCTAGATTAACGATGTATTATGCAAGTAATGACGACCAAAAGAAATAAGTAACATACTATTATTGATAATCAAAGATGTTGGACCTCATTTAGAGCTCAATTTTCTTTGATTCGTTGTAAGTGATCGATTTTCTCTGCTAATATCAATAGAACTCATTATATTGAGGGACATAATAATTGATGGATATATAATTGTGTGTTTTGGTATGCTCGTTGCGTATGACTATCACGTGATACTCTATTTTTCTTATGCACTTTTTGACtactcaattttaaatttaatttattttatgagtgTAActcgaaaaaaataaatgaagaaaataaaatccaaaagaatgaaaaagcATAAATATCCTTCATAAGTATTTACGGACTCTACAAATATTCGTATTCATATTGAGTagataacaaaataatgtgtTTGGGTCTGGGCATATGATAATGTATAAATTTCACTCATACATACTGAATAATGCATATAATGTCCTCGACAAATTTGATTCGTCAATGTAAGACAGCCTATAACTTAATCATATCATGTTTTTCCAGATATGAAAACAATAGTAAATGTACAAATAAAACTTGcagacataaaaataaaagtgtggGCATCTGAATTTATGCAAGTCCCAAGTGGGCCCTAAATGGTCTGGCTTTAACTATATGGGCTGggctattattgagtttttgcttttattaAGCCCATTTCATTGCTACTGcctttcttatttttggttAGATGGGCTACGGTTTAATAATTGACCGAGCCCACTCCATTTTACATAATTTCACTATGTCTGAAACTCCAATAATCTTTTTTCGAGTAGTGATTAACtgataagatttttttttaataattgaaatagaGGAAATGGTATGGATTGAAATGCTCCCACACAAAACTGATCCATAATCCATTGTTTACGaacaatttcttttatatatttgtatagcataaattcaaatatgcCAAATAGATAtcagatttaaatatttttgtagtcACTTACTTGAACCCAACAAAACTTTACATCAGCGAATTGACGAAAGTATATAAGTATCTTGAATAAAcgaatataatttaatttaatttaatttcgaTTTTATATGCTGGCAGGCCACGGCCCACGTGATTCAACAGGGTCGAGTTTCCagaaatgatgaaataaagcAGTTAGCACGTGCTCTGCACGTGAAAATAGTTTCAACAAAACAATCATCATTTTGGACACTCATTGCTCTATTTTATAATGTCCAAATATtatgtggtgcatacaaacCCAAATAAGTGTGATTCGTTTTTGATGTTCAATTCCACCCTTAAaacattactataaataaatgtaaaaaaaggtattagtattttatgtctttgtgGCATAACACAATGATACCTAACTCCAgctttttcttaaaaaaaattatgatactgacagaaaattttaattttgttataattgtAATGTCTAactgaattttcaatttcatagataatttaatattactattactattacaattacaatttaGCTAGtttagaaaaatagaaattgagaAGGATCATCTTCTTCGGTCTATGCCTACCCTTTATTTAGATAAACGATTTACGACGAAATAGCAAAATCACATAGATTTTTAAGTCAAGATGTGAAAAATAGGAGTTTTTTACAAAACTGAAATTGGACGAAAGTTTAgttatttattgattgtttCCTTTaaacaatgtcattttaattgtCGATTTATTTGCCACTTCGGAATTTAAGAAGGTCACATTTgtaaattgataataaaaatacattgataataaaaatacattgaaaattttgttccTGACATCTCATTAATTTAATCCACGAAATTATATGGTTGCATAGTGAAGAACAAGATAAGGGAaaaacatgcaattaattatgatCCTTTTTGTTGCATCtttctgttatttttatttagtctTTTGAGTATTTATtgtatactactcccttcatctctcattaaaagtcacacttttccattttagtctgtctccaattaagagttacacttcatttttactaataaatagtaagtaggtcacacattccactaactcaattcactcatattttattataaaactaatataaaaaaataggtctcacattccactaactttttcaatcattattttttttacatttcttaaaacctcgTGTCCGatcaaagagtgactcctaacaggggacggaggaagtactaccAGAGACCAACGCCAATAGAATTGGCCCAATCAATTTTCCCAACattctcatatttattttaacccATGTGAATTGTCCCTAATTACAGAGTAGATGAAAATTGTTGCACTCAATGTATAAGactaagagaaagaaaatgattgaagtatcattagaaaataaaattcactttattgaaaagagaaacttactaattttgatggacAGTATTAAATAGAAgaatatgactattttttatggatagaAATAATAACGAATAAGtcaatttaaaacaaaagtCTACCAATTTTTATGACTAAAGTATATAGTATATCATATTAGATTCATTTTGAATTGACACATGCAAAGTGTTAGCAACCTATATGCGTAGTATATTGCTATCTAGTATTGTTAAAAGCCTGAGTTAAGAAAAAGCAAATTACTTTCATGTGGAAAAAGCTGGTAGGGCACAACTTTACTAGAGGTGGACCTGGCCATACATCCATTATTTTGCTATAACAAGTAGTCTCtagaaaaataactaaaatactaGTGGTATGTTTTAAGACTTTATAATGTTTTGATTTCATGTCATCATCtaacaaaattcaacaaaataatctaTGTGAATATGatctaaattcaaaatcaaataaatataacagTGAAAAAACTAATTTGTTGCATTATTTCGTTCCAACTTTTGATCCGATTGAATCCTATCGGTTAATACGCTATTTTTAACATCCATGTGTATGTCAATTTGATGCgtaaacaatataaattacaCAATTCAATCAGAGAAAGCTAATAAATCTCTTAATGAAcatacatattattttatcaaacaaaagaatgattctaattttttttctcatggTTTGAACGTTCTGAACTCTTTCGGTTTGCAAAATTGTATCCGggattaaatttatagtgtATTTAGTTCATAAGATTCAATCCCACAGCTCAATCCtaaatggataatcatgggataattagtaaTAGCTAATCccttataactaaaataatctcacaactcaatcttagattgtatcttggtattattttattttggaaaccgaacaccaccttaaCATATTAAATGAACATAAACTATTATCTGCACACATTAATTAAAGTCTAATTGTAATGAATTAAAACCCTATATCGTAGTTTAATCCATATAGGAGTATGATTCAATAATAATGTCCTTTccttttgttttcctttttagagTTAGTTCATTTGCGCATTCACATGCATCATTCTCACCTTTCTTTTATGAATCCTTAGTAACATGCTAGGATCTGTCAACATTGTCTCTTGCCtttttctcataaaatttaGACAACTCCTTTTTCTTACTAGTTTTGATCATTCGTTCCATCAAACGTCGAGCACGTGATCGTGCTTGTGTGCCCTTCCCGTAGTTTACGTCGCCATCTCCCAACTTTTTTTCGCTCACACAATCGATACGAGACAAGTTTCCTTACACTGAAGTTCGTTCGAACGTGGTTATATTGATTTTAGCACACTTGAGAATGGAGTGGTCATTCTTGAAAATACAGTCCTCACATCATCACAATATCTACATCTAATCaccataacaaaataaattttgaaaaaaaaggaaagtgaaaaaaaaaacaagggtTAATTAATAAAGCCGTTGCTAGGTTGAATTCATCTTCATATGCGATGATGTTGCAGTTGGAGTAGCCTCGAGTAAGCCCCCTCCGGCCGGCTCACGAGCTCGCCGTGGCTGCCCTGCTCGACAATTCGTCCATCTTGCACCACGCCGATGTTGTCCACCCCTCGTATGGTGGAGAGCCGGTGCGCGACTAGCACGGTGGTCCGCCCTCTCATCAGCCTCTCGAGCGCCTCCTGCAGGACGCACTCCGACTCGGCGTCGAGGGCGCTCGTAGCCTCGTCGAGAAGTAGGATCGAGGGGTCCTTGAGCACGGCCCGCGCTATTGCGATCCGCTGCTTCTGCCCGCCTGAGAGCTGGACGCCTCGCTCCCCGACCGGGGTCTTGTAGCCCTCGGGCAGCCCGCTGACGAACGTGTGCACGTTTGCGGCGCGCGCCGCCTCGATCACCTCGGCCTCGGTCGCTCCGTCTTTCCCGTAGGCGATGTTGTCGAGAATGCTGGCGGCGAAGAGGGCCGGCTCTTGCTGCACGAGGCCGATCTTGAGCCGGAGAGACTTCAGGTTCAATCTCCGAATATCTCTCCCATCGATCATGACTTTACCGGAGAGGGGATCGTAAAACCTCTCGATCAATGCTATCACCGAGCTCTTCCCCGACCCGCTCGCTCCCACGAGCGCCTGGCTCTGCCCTGCCCGAATCCTAAGGCTCAAGTCCTTGAACACCATCACGTCGGGACGAGAAGGGTAAGCAAAGTCGACATGACGGAGCTCAATGTCACCGCGAACTGAATCAACAGTCTCCGCCTCTGGATCATCTGGATCAATCCTCGTGGACCGGTCTAAAATCGAGAAGACCGAACCGACGGCTTCTCCACCCCTGATGATTTCGGGTGCGAGGCTGACCGTCTCCGCAACCGAATTAGCTGTGATGACCAAGACCACAAACACCTTGATGACCTTCGAAAAGGTTGATACGCCCTTGCTAACTAGGTGTGCACCGTACCAAAGAATCAAAGCTTCGGATCCGTAAAGAGCCAGCTGAGAGAGACCGAACAGGAAACCCGAAGACATGCTACGCGCGAGGCTCCGACGCTGAGGGAGACGAAGCTCGTGGCAGAACAGAGAGAGGATCTTTTCTTGCGCATTGAACGCCGCCACGGTTCTAATGTTGCTCACTCCTTCCCCTGCGATCATGCTCGTTTTCGCATGTGCCTTCGCAGTGTCCCCGGCAAACCCTTTGAGAGAGAGTTGCTGCCACATTCAAGACCAACAAATCATCAGATACACCATCACATATCGAAATTCACATCCATTATCTCACAACACATGAAAACATCAAACAACAACAggcattgaaaaaaaaaaggaaaaagaaagtaaattgaaacataaaatagatatagtatttaattggaaAGTGAAAAAGATGTGCTATCACGAGATAAGAATCTCTGGTCTGGCAAGAAATAGTTAATGGGAGTGGAAGAAGAGGCCATATTCAAATCAAAGACTGGCATTACAGCAACAAGATTGGGGCCCAGAGACATAAAAACTGACGCTCACTGCTCTCTATAATGGCAGAAACAAGGTTAAAAAGCTTCAGTTTTGCTACAGTAAAAGGTTAATAGTTAAAAGAATTGACTGAGAAACCAATATTCAACAATGTCTGCTACCACCACAGTCCACATATGACTCGGATAAGAAACCTGCACACTTCTCAGTCTCTTTGGGGCTGATGCAATAATGCAATCCTCTCTCTGTtatatgtgtgttttttgtttgttatgtGTATAGTTCAAAGTTCAAACTGTGCGAGTTTCAAGGAGTCATGGAGCAGGTTTGAAGGAAGGAAGGAAGCACGTGTGAAGCACCATTCCCACGTTTGTATTCACTTCCTTGTCTTCTTGTGTTGGAATTAGGATtccaagattcaatttttatgacAATTTGTAATTACCATTCTGTCCTCTCTCTAGGGTCTTATTAACTTTCAAATACCATCAAAGAAGCAATTTTTATGGGAAAAGAAGCAAATTTTATGGGAAAGTTAATACCTGAGCAAAGTTAATTGTTATGGGCCTTATTAACTTTCAAATACCAACAAAGAAGCAGTTTTTATGAAAGTTAATACCTGAGCAAAGTTTGCTAGGACTAGGAGAGGGAAGGTGCCCAAGATCAGTAGTGAGACTCTCCATTCGACAATGAAGGCGACGATGAATGAAGTCAGAAGCGACGTCATGTTCTGAAGCACCACCGATATCCTCTCTGCGATGGCAGATTTCACGTCCGCTGCATCGGTGGCTAATCGGGCTGCGAGGAGGCTCGAGTTGTTCTCCTCCTCGTCGAACCATGCCACTTCGTTCCTCAAAATCGCTGAGaatgatttaaaaaactaatgtCAAGAGGCTAATTTTCTAATATGTACAAAATGAACAAATGTAACATAATATACCTGCAAGCATCATCCTTCTTACTCTTGTGGTGAGGTTCTCTCCCATGATGCTGAAGAAGTAGTGCTGAATGAGATACGCGACGACAGCGTAGAGACCGGCTCCGATGTATATGAAGACGTACTCCTTCGTCTTCCGTTCCATGGCAGTGGGGTTGCGATAGTAGAAAACCTCGATCATGTTACTCATCACGATAGCAAAAGTTGGGCCGATGAATCCGGAAAGGACCGATCCTACGGCTCCCATGATCGAATATGGCCATTCGGGAGCATTGAGCGTGAGCAGCCTGCAGAAGTAACCGGCCGGTGCGGGGTTCTTCCTTTCGGTTTCGGCATTTGACACCATCTCGATACGACCATCAGCGCCCGTGCTGTAGGAATAGCTCAAGTTTCTTAGGCTACCTGACCGGAGGCTAAGAGACTTTGTCGACAACGAGTGACTCAGGCGCGTTGAGCGTGTGCGACGGGTTGAAGGGTTCGATAAATCTCTGTTACCCACCATTTCTTGGAATCTGATCAATGATGCATAGGCACCAGCTTTGGAGATCAGCTCTTCATGTGTTCCGGTTTCAACAACCTGCCCTTGCTGAATAACTGCGATGGAATCGACGTTTCTTATTGTTGATAGACGGTGCGCCACAACAACGGTAGTCCTCCCGATCATCAGACGATCCAGAGCCTCCTGAACGATGCTCTCGGAGCTTGCATCCAGTGCGCTAGTGGCTTCATCAAGAAGAAGTATCTTTGGGTCCTTCAGCATTGCCCTTGCAATCGCTATTCTCTGCTTCTGTCCCCCGGAGAGCTGCACGCCACGCTCCCCAACCTGAAATCAGATTGAGCATGTAAACTTAAACCAAACTCAGCTTATCTGTTGCATGACTACATCAAAAACGAAACAAACCTGAGTGTTGTATCCGTTGGGAAGCAAGGTGATGAAGCTGTGGGCATTAGCAGCGGATGCAGCAGCCTCAACTTCTGCCATGGTCGCGTCGGGCTTCCCATAGATAATGTTTTCGAGTATCGTGGTTGCAAAGAGAGCCGGTTCTTGGTTCACCAAACCAATTTGATTGCGCAGCCATCTAAGCTGCAGTGTCTTGATGTCAACATTGTCCAGCAAAATCTCACCTGTCCATTTGCACAATGTTATAGGAAAATCAATCGACTGGTATTTTGATACTCGCCCTAAAACTGTAAAAGAGCTTATCAACTTACCCTGATTAGGATCGTAAAATCTCTCTATCAACGAGACCACGGTGCTTTTCCCCGAACCACTACCACCAACTACAGCCACTGTCTTTCCAGCAGGAAAGAAAATGGAGAAGTCTCTGAAGATGATCACATCAGGTCTAGATGGATAACTAAATGTCACATTCTTGAACTCAATGTTTCCTCTGATGTCACTCAAGCAGTTGCCATTAAACGTGTCGTCAACTATGGTcggtttttgcttgattatcTCCATCAACTTGTATCCAGCAGCTTTCCCTTTGCTGAACGCTCCAAGATTTGAAAACGACTGGCCCAAGCTCCTGCACACAAACTATCAGAACCCTTGCCTAAGAAAAAATTGAGCAAGTTTTAGCAATTTATCTTACATGCCACCAACAATGGCAGAAAAGATCGCCGTGAACGCCTTGCCACCATCCGTCTGTCCGTTTCTGATGAAAACACCGGCATACCAGAAAACAAGAGCCCACGACATGCATGCTATGCCATAGGTGCATCCTAATCCAAGCCCTTTAGCCATCCCAGCTTTGTACCCCAGTTTTAACGTGTTGTGGATCAAGTCTGAATATGCACCAAGGGCTTTCGTCTCACCAACATAGGAGTAAACCGTCCTAACTTGTGCAATGGACTACATTTACacaaagagtaaagtaaattgTCAAATGTCTGCAATGATGCAATCAAGCCACCACCATTGGCATCTTAAAACTAACAAAGTAACAAATGATTTAACATCATTCCAACTGTAGTAGTGCATGAAAATAGGCTCAATAAGGCTCTAGGTGAAGCTTCTTTAATTAACATTTCCACAGAAGAAACATGGTTGTGCAGTGCAAAAGCATTACAAAAAGTAGCAAAATGAAAGTAATGTGATCATTTTGCCCCAAACTCACCTGCTCAGCAATTATATTAGCATTTGCATATGATTCCCGACTCTTGGAGGTGAGCCCCGTGAGAGTGTACGCGTACAAACCACCGGCAAAGGCAATGCCGGGAATCACAGCCACACTGAGTAGAGCCAGCTTCCACGCCGATACAAAACCAACCACCAGCCCGGCCAAGAACGTCGAAAGATAATGAATGAAGTTGCCAACCTATAACCCCCAAGCACACAAAGAACACATTCAACTAAACTTTCACCAAAACTACTACAgtagatatataaaataaagttactTCTTTTAACATAAGCTCAACCTCACAGCATTAAATGCTAGTTCGATCTAGATAGATGATTCTTACCGTTAGAAACACAGTAAATGCACAACAAGAAAGGAATAATGCATATATCAAGATTTCTACCTTCTCACTAATGGCATCTTGAACAAGTAGAGTATCAGTTGAAACACTGAAAACGATATCACCGGTTCTAGCATCGGTGTCGAAGAATCCGACATCCTGCCTCAGCACAGCCTCCAAATACTTCTTCCTCAAAGTGCCAGCTTGCCTCTCACCGGTGTACATCCAACATGCGATTTCTGTACATTTGAGACAAGTAAGAATGAGCAAGAATGATACCAAAATTGATGAGTATGATCCAAGTGCAGAAAGGTTACAAATGGGAACTCATTAAATTCTCGAGTATCAGCATGGATGGAGATATGTGGTGAGATGAAATAAAAGGGGGGAAATTTTCAAGATTTGGACAGGTGATGAGGATCAAGACAAAGAGACGGTCCACGGACCACGTGCCACTGATCCGAATTGAACTGGCTAACACAGtaccaaataattaaaaaattgaattaaaaacaCCACCCCACATTAATTTGCACACGAAAaacaacatattttaaaaaacaattgccaaaatcaagaaacagaAATTGCTAAAGAAATCTGAGGGATCACAAATTCAAACCTGCGTAGGAGGAGAAGCAGACCACGAGTCCAAGATACACGAAATACAGAGCATACTGCACCaaacaaagcaaaacaaaacatggccTTCAGATCTGATCAATGAGTagtaaaatcaaatcaagaagTTAATATACTATAAAGTTTGAACCTTTGAAACTTCATGGGTCATCTTGTGCAAATCCATCTGATTCTTCCCGAAGCCATTGACCATCTCGccgaagaggaggaagaaaacGGGCATGGAGGAGCCGTGCACGACGGCGCCGAGGCTGCCGGCGATCATCAGCACGACGTCGTACTTGTCCGCGAACGAGAACAGCTGGTAGAACGGCAGGCTCtgctccttcttcttctcc
Coding sequences within it:
- the LOC125198557 gene encoding ABC transporter B family member 19; translation: MAEGGDGKAMPESEKKKEQSLPFYQLFSFADKYDVVLMIAGSLGAVVHGSSMPVFFLLFGEMVNGFGKNQMDLHKMTHEVSKYALYFVYLGLVVCFSSYAEIACWMYTGERQAGTLRKKYLEAVLRQDVGFFDTDARTGDIVFSVSTDTLLVQDAISEKVGNFIHYLSTFLAGLVVGFVSAWKLALLSVAVIPGIAFAGGLYAYTLTGLTSKSRESYANANIIAEQSIAQVRTVYSYVGETKALGAYSDLIHNTLKLGYKAGMAKGLGLGCTYGIACMSWALVFWYAGVFIRNGQTDGGKAFTAIFSAIVGGMSLGQSFSNLGAFSKGKAAGYKLMEIIKQKPTIVDDTFNGNCLSDIRGNIEFKNVTFSYPSRPDVIIFRDFSIFFPAGKTVAVVGGSGSGKSTVVSLIERFYDPNQGEILLDNVDIKTLQLRWLRNQIGLVNQEPALFATTILENIIYGKPDATMAEVEAAASAANAHSFITLLPNGYNTQVGERGVQLSGGQKQRIAIARAMLKDPKILLLDEATSALDASSESIVQEALDRLMIGRTTVVVAHRLSTIRNVDSIAVIQQGQVVETGTHEELISKAGAYASLIRFQEMVGNRDLSNPSTRRTRSTRLSHSLSTKSLSLRSGSLRNLSYSYSTGADGRIEMVSNAETERKNPAPAGYFCRLLTLNAPEWPYSIMGAVGSVLSGFIGPTFAIVMSNMIEVFYYRNPTAMERKTKEYVFIYIGAGLYAVVAYLIQHYFFSIMGENLTTRVRRMMLAAILRNEVAWFDEEENNSSLLAARLATDAADVKSAIAERISVVLQNMTSLLTSFIVAFIVEWRVSLLILGTFPLLVLANFAQQLSLKGFAGDTAKAHAKTSMIAGEGVSNIRTVAAFNAQEKILSLFCHELRLPQRRSLARSMSSGFLFGLSQLALYGSEALILWYGAHLVSKGVSTFSKVIKVFVVLVITANSVAETVSLAPEIIRGGEAVGSVFSILDRSTRIDPDDPEAETVDSVRGDIELRHVDFAYPSRPDVMVFKDLSLRIRAGQSQALVGASGSGKSSVIALIERFYDPLSGKVMIDGRDIRRLNLKSLRLKIGLVQQEPALFAASILDNIAYGKDGATEAEVIEAARAANVHTFVSGLPEGYKTPVGERGVQLSGGQKQRIAIARAVLKDPSILLLDEATSALDAESECVLQEALERLMRGRTTVLVAHRLSTIRGVDNIGVVQDGRIVEQGSHGELVSRPEGAYSRLLQLQHHRI